In Arthrobacter sp. SLBN-112, a genomic segment contains:
- a CDS encoding ATP-dependent 6-phosphofructokinase, with the protein MKRLGILTSGGDCPGTNAVIRGAVLGGDVAHGYEFLGFRDGWRGVLEDDFLPLPRTAVRGISRLGGTILGTSRTNPLAGGGIDAVRAGFQRNQLEGLIAIGGEGTLAAARELCGQGLNVLGVPKTIDNDLGATDYTFGFDTAVQTATEAIDRLRTTGESHHRCMIAEVMGRNAGWIALHSGMASGAHAILIPEHPVSIEQVSAWVLSARDRGRAPLVVVAEAFAPEGNQAPYAPRGLDTFGRPRLGGIGLLLEEQLQERTGIETRATVLGHIQRGGEPTGFDRVLATRLGLAAVGSAAAGRWGTMVSLRGTDIVNVGLDEALGELKRVPEARYREAAVLFG; encoded by the coding sequence ATGAAGCGGTTGGGGATCTTGACAAGCGGTGGTGACTGCCCCGGGACGAACGCCGTCATCCGGGGTGCGGTGCTGGGCGGCGACGTCGCCCACGGTTACGAATTCCTGGGTTTCCGCGACGGGTGGCGGGGCGTGCTGGAAGACGATTTTCTTCCGTTGCCCAGAACTGCTGTCCGCGGGATCTCGCGCCTGGGCGGGACCATCCTGGGGACATCGCGGACCAACCCGCTCGCCGGTGGCGGTATCGACGCAGTGCGTGCCGGCTTCCAGCGCAACCAGCTGGAAGGCCTCATCGCCATCGGGGGAGAAGGCACCCTGGCGGCCGCCCGGGAATTGTGCGGACAAGGCCTCAACGTACTGGGTGTCCCAAAAACCATCGACAACGACCTGGGCGCCACGGATTACACCTTTGGCTTCGACACCGCCGTCCAGACAGCCACCGAGGCGATTGACCGGTTGCGGACCACGGGCGAATCGCACCACCGGTGCATGATCGCCGAGGTCATGGGCCGCAACGCGGGCTGGATAGCACTGCATTCCGGGATGGCTTCCGGTGCGCATGCCATCCTGATACCGGAACATCCTGTCTCAATCGAGCAGGTCTCCGCCTGGGTTCTCTCGGCACGCGACCGCGGCAGGGCTCCGCTGGTGGTGGTGGCCGAGGCCTTCGCGCCGGAGGGAAACCAGGCACCGTATGCACCCCGGGGACTTGATACCTTCGGCCGGCCGCGCCTCGGCGGAATCGGGCTGCTGCTGGAGGAACAGTTGCAGGAACGGACCGGAATCGAAACCCGTGCCACCGTGCTGGGCCATATCCAACGCGGCGGCGAGCCCACGGGTTTTGACCGGGTGCTTGCCACCAGGCTGGGCCTGGCCGCCGTCGGATCGGCGGCTGCCGGACGATGGGGCACCATGGTTTCGCTCCGTGGCACGGACATCGTGAACGTCGGCCTGGATGAGGCCCTCGGGGAACTTAAGCGGGTCCCCGAGGCCCGCTACCGGGAAGCCGCGGTCCTGTTCGGGTGA
- a CDS encoding zinc-dependent alcohol dehydrogenase family protein, which translates to MRAWWVGTPGTIATHPLVQGHRDSPTPGPHELLVEVSVCGVCRTDLHLAEGDLAPHHPHVVPGHEAVGVVMETGADCSRFHAGDRVGVAWLGGVCGRCDYCRRGDENLCSSPVFTGWDTDGGFAERLAVAEDFAYPIPPAFSDEQAAPLLCSGIIGYRALKRTALPVGGRLGIYGFGSSAHITAQLAIKQGASVFVMTRSEQARSLALELGAEYAGDAYDRPPVPLDSAILFAPVGDLVPVALAALDRGGTLAVAGIHLSDIPALNYSRELFYERQLRSVTANTRADGREFLALAARLPLALTTTAYPFEAADKALEDLAADRITGSAVLRVRPEAPR; encoded by the coding sequence GTGCGTGCATGGTGGGTAGGCACCCCGGGCACCATAGCCACGCATCCTTTGGTACAGGGCCACCGTGACTCGCCGACGCCGGGGCCGCACGAGCTCCTGGTGGAGGTCAGTGTCTGCGGCGTTTGCCGTACCGACCTCCATCTCGCTGAAGGAGACCTGGCACCCCACCATCCGCACGTGGTCCCCGGGCACGAGGCGGTCGGCGTCGTCATGGAAACAGGCGCCGACTGCTCCCGGTTCCACGCAGGCGACAGGGTGGGCGTCGCCTGGCTTGGCGGTGTCTGCGGCCGCTGCGATTACTGCCGCCGCGGCGATGAAAACCTGTGCTCATCACCTGTGTTCACCGGGTGGGACACGGACGGTGGCTTTGCCGAGCGGCTCGCAGTCGCCGAGGACTTTGCCTACCCCATCCCGCCTGCCTTTTCCGATGAACAGGCCGCGCCGTTGCTGTGCTCCGGCATCATCGGGTACCGCGCGCTGAAGCGCACTGCGTTGCCGGTTGGCGGCCGCCTTGGCATCTATGGCTTTGGCAGCTCCGCCCACATCACCGCGCAGCTGGCCATCAAGCAGGGCGCCTCCGTGTTCGTCATGACCAGGTCCGAGCAGGCCCGTTCACTGGCGCTGGAGCTGGGCGCCGAGTACGCAGGCGACGCCTATGACCGGCCGCCCGTCCCGCTGGATTCGGCCATCCTCTTTGCGCCGGTGGGCGATCTTGTCCCGGTGGCGCTGGCGGCCCTCGACCGCGGCGGGACACTTGCCGTTGCCGGGATCCACTTGAGCGATATTCCGGCCCTGAATTACAGCAGGGAGCTCTTCTATGAACGCCAGCTGCGCAGCGTCACAGCCAATACCCGGGCGGACGGCCGGGAGTTCCTGGCCCTGGCTGCCCGGCTGCCGCTGGCCCTGACCACGACTGCCTACCCGTTCGAGGCCGCCGATAAGGCACTGGAAGACCTGGCTGCCGACAGGATCACCGGGTCTGCCGTCCTGCGCGTCCGCCCGGAGGCGCCAAGGTAA
- a CDS encoding pyridoxamine 5'-phosphate oxidase family protein: MRENTNLPVAEILDAEECWSLLSQTGVGRLAVIADGHPDVFPVNYKVDGRTLVFRTGGGTKQQAIESDAVVALEADAVSSQFGLAWSVVVKGKAAEATPTGTDLDDIRRALFPWQGVGQEYFIRITPESITGRRFTVTAPLLWQTPLDDATRAGFE, translated from the coding sequence ATGAGAGAGAACACAAACCTACCCGTAGCAGAAATCCTCGATGCGGAAGAGTGCTGGTCACTTCTTTCCCAAACCGGTGTGGGACGCCTTGCCGTCATCGCGGATGGCCATCCTGACGTCTTTCCCGTCAATTACAAGGTGGACGGCCGGACGCTTGTCTTCCGCACCGGCGGCGGCACCAAGCAGCAAGCCATCGAGTCTGACGCCGTCGTGGCCCTGGAAGCAGACGCTGTCAGTTCCCAGTTCGGCCTTGCATGGAGCGTCGTGGTCAAGGGCAAAGCCGCAGAGGCGACGCCCACGGGAACTGACCTCGACGACATCCGGCGGGCGCTGTTTCCCTGGCAGGGAGTGGGCCAGGAATACTTCATCCGCATCACGCCCGAGTCCATCACGGGCAGGCGCTTCACCGTGACAGCACCACTGCTGTGGCAGACACCGCTGGACGACGCTACCCGCGCCGGCTTCGAGTAG
- a CDS encoding zinc-dependent alcohol dehydrogenase family protein has protein sequence MKALVYGGPGNKSWTDVPDPGIQQPGDVIVKVDTTTICGTDLHILKGDVPAVTKGRILGHEGVGTIIETGSSVTGLNMNDRVIISCIKSCGHCANCKTGLYSHCLGAEGQEGTGWIFGHLIDGTQAEYVRVPYAENSLHLLPEGVSDEQAVMLSDILPTGFEIGVQYGRVKPGDSVAVVGAGPVGLAAITTAGLYGAATVVAIDVDANRLEKAKEFGATDTVLSGSDDWKEQVLALTHGRGVDVAIEAVGIPATFAMCTDIVRPGGSVANVGVHGHPVELHLENLWIQNINISMGLVNTNTTPMLLKLVAQGKIKAEKFATHHFSFDQFPEAYDTFSRAAETKALKVILTS, from the coding sequence ATGAAAGCCCTCGTCTATGGCGGCCCCGGCAACAAGTCGTGGACCGACGTCCCGGATCCCGGAATCCAGCAGCCCGGCGACGTGATCGTCAAGGTTGATACCACCACGATCTGCGGTACCGACCTGCACATCCTCAAAGGCGACGTGCCGGCTGTGACAAAGGGCCGGATCCTTGGCCATGAAGGGGTGGGAACCATCATCGAAACGGGTTCCTCGGTGACCGGCCTTAACATGAACGACCGCGTCATCATTTCCTGCATCAAATCCTGCGGACACTGCGCCAACTGCAAGACGGGCCTGTACTCGCACTGCCTGGGGGCCGAGGGGCAGGAAGGCACCGGATGGATCTTCGGTCACCTGATCGATGGCACGCAGGCTGAATACGTTCGTGTTCCCTATGCAGAGAACTCCCTGCACCTGTTGCCGGAGGGCGTGAGCGACGAACAAGCCGTAATGCTGTCCGATATCCTTCCCACCGGATTCGAAATTGGTGTCCAGTACGGCCGGGTGAAGCCCGGCGACAGCGTAGCGGTGGTTGGTGCGGGTCCAGTGGGCTTGGCGGCGATCACCACGGCAGGACTTTACGGAGCTGCAACTGTGGTGGCCATCGACGTCGATGCGAACCGGCTCGAAAAAGCGAAGGAATTCGGCGCAACAGACACGGTCCTTTCCGGCAGCGATGACTGGAAGGAACAGGTCTTGGCCCTGACGCACGGGCGGGGCGTCGACGTGGCCATCGAAGCAGTGGGCATTCCGGCAACGTTTGCAATGTGCACCGACATTGTGCGGCCCGGGGGATCAGTAGCGAACGTTGGGGTGCACGGACACCCGGTGGAGCTGCACCTGGAGAATCTCTGGATCCAGAACATCAACATCAGCATGGGGCTGGTGAACACCAATACCACCCCCATGCTGTTGAAGCTTGTGGCCCAGGGAAAAATCAAGGCGGAGAAATTCGCCACGCACCATTTCAGTTTCGATCAATTCCCCGAGGCTTATGACACGTTTTCCCGGGCCGCGGAAACCAAGGCCCTCAAGGTGATCCTGACGTCCTGA
- a CDS encoding pyridoxamine 5'-phosphate oxidase family protein translates to MTGSPAGSPTEILDADECWQYLRSSYIGRLAVINGDIPEIFPVNFSVAGETLFFRTAPGTKLRALLSGAVAALEVDGLNPYATEVWSVVAKGKPEPFDETRMSLPADDAGREPWEAGIKDHLIAISPTELTGRRFAVTSPTRWWPPVDFSADWL, encoded by the coding sequence ATGACTGGTTCCCCGGCAGGGTCTCCCACGGAAATATTGGACGCTGATGAGTGCTGGCAGTATCTGAGGTCTTCCTACATCGGCCGGTTGGCGGTCATCAATGGCGACATTCCCGAGATCTTTCCGGTGAATTTCTCCGTGGCCGGCGAAACGCTGTTCTTTCGGACGGCTCCGGGAACCAAGCTTCGTGCGTTGCTCAGCGGCGCGGTGGCGGCGCTGGAGGTCGACGGGCTCAACCCGTATGCCACAGAGGTGTGGAGCGTGGTTGCCAAGGGGAAGCCTGAACCGTTCGATGAGACCCGCATGAGCCTGCCGGCGGACGACGCCGGCAGGGAACCGTGGGAGGCAGGGATCAAGGACCACCTGATCGCCATCTCCCCCACCGAACTCACGGGCCGCCGGTTCGCGGTCACGTCGCCAACCCGGTGGTGGCCGCCCGTGGATTTCTCCGCCGATTGGCTGTAG
- a CDS encoding trypsin-like peptidase domain-containing protein, giving the protein MEQAREFMPPEDDDILDSYSQTVMRVAAAVTPHVAAIEMTAQRRNGRARVGAGSAVLFTEDGYLLTNSHVVAGTHRGFAVFGDGSRMELELVGADPLSDLAVVHGSRPKVPPAQFGAAESLRVGQLVVAVGNPLGLAGSVTAGVVSGLGRAIPVWSGGNRRVIEDVIQTDAALNPGNSGGALADTHSRIVGINTAVAGAGLGLAIPINATTRRIIAALLADGRVRRAYLGLVSTPIQLTPSAVIRTGLREGLRVVEVLPASPADKAGLAAGDVLLTAGGRPVSNAESLQRLLFADAIGQPLDVAVLRDGAEVHLTAVPEEMTGNGNP; this is encoded by the coding sequence ATGGAGCAGGCGCGGGAATTCATGCCACCGGAGGACGACGACATCCTGGACTCGTACTCGCAGACGGTCATGCGCGTGGCGGCCGCCGTTACGCCCCATGTGGCGGCTATCGAAATGACTGCGCAGCGCCGCAACGGGCGGGCCAGGGTGGGGGCCGGCTCCGCGGTGCTCTTCACCGAAGACGGCTACCTGCTCACGAATTCCCACGTGGTGGCCGGAACGCACCGGGGATTTGCCGTCTTCGGCGACGGCAGCAGGATGGAGTTGGAACTGGTGGGCGCGGACCCGTTATCCGACCTCGCAGTGGTCCACGGTTCGCGGCCCAAGGTCCCGCCCGCTCAGTTCGGTGCGGCCGAATCCCTCCGGGTGGGACAACTGGTGGTGGCGGTCGGGAACCCGCTGGGGCTGGCCGGCTCAGTGACCGCCGGTGTGGTCAGCGGCCTGGGCAGGGCCATTCCGGTCTGGTCCGGGGGCAACAGGCGCGTCATCGAAGACGTCATCCAAACGGATGCAGCCTTGAACCCCGGCAATTCGGGCGGAGCACTGGCAGACACGCACTCCAGGATCGTTGGCATTAATACGGCAGTGGCGGGAGCAGGGCTCGGGCTGGCAATCCCCATCAACGCCACCACGCGCCGGATCATCGCTGCGCTGCTTGCGGACGGGAGGGTGCGCCGTGCCTACCTGGGTTTGGTGAGCACGCCCATCCAGCTCACTCCCAGTGCCGTCATCCGCACCGGGCTGCGCGAAGGGCTCCGCGTCGTGGAGGTGCTGCCCGCTTCTCCGGCGGACAAGGCAGGGCTGGCGGCCGGGGACGTCCTGTTGACGGCGGGCGGCCGTCCTGTCAGCAATGCCGAGAGCCTGCAGCGGCTCCTCTTCGCCGACGCCATCGGCCAACCGCTCGACGTCGCCGTGCTGCGTGACGGTGCCGAAGTGCACCTCACCGCCGTTCCGGAGGAAATGACGGGCAACGGAAACCCGTAG